From Chelatococcus sp. YT9, a single genomic window includes:
- a CDS encoding nucleoside deaminase, whose product MSDDDHFLQYAAELSRRPLSGTVGGPFGAVVVRDGRIIGEGINAVTATNDPTAHAEVVAIRAACAAEDNFSLAGATVYTSCEPCPMCLAACYWARVSRIVFAATRAEAAAAGFDDAFIYDEIPKAAEARTLAMEHRPNDTATDTLAAWLAKADRIAY is encoded by the coding sequence ATGAGCGACGACGATCACTTTCTGCAATATGCCGCCGAGTTGTCCCGGCGGCCGCTGAGCGGAACGGTTGGCGGGCCTTTTGGTGCGGTCGTGGTTCGTGATGGGCGCATCATCGGAGAGGGGATCAATGCCGTTACGGCAACCAATGATCCCACCGCCCATGCGGAGGTCGTCGCCATTCGCGCGGCCTGTGCGGCCGAGGACAACTTTTCCCTCGCCGGCGCAACGGTTTATACCAGCTGCGAGCCATGCCCGATGTGCCTGGCCGCGTGCTATTGGGCACGCGTGTCGAGGATCGTTTTCGCTGCGACGCGCGCCGAGGCCGCCGCCGCGGGCTTCGACGACGCCTTCATCTATGATGAGATCCCCAAGGCAGCTGAAGCGCGGACCCTGGCGATGGAACACCGCCCCAATGATACTGCCACGGATACCCTTGCCGCGTGGCTGGCGAAAGCGGATCGCATCGCTTATTAG
- a CDS encoding sugar kinase produces the protein MASLQREALDILAFGEPLMEFAETERQGEALYLPGFGGDTSNAAIAAARMGARAGYFTAVGSDAFGQKFLDLWDRENVDRSRVKAVPGTRTGVYVISYGPDGHLFSYYRAGSAASLVTPADLPLDLIASTKILHLSGISQAISTTAADAGFAAIRHAKANGTTVSYDTNLRLSLWPLDRARAVIHAAVALSDIARPGLDDAQQLTGLDRAEDICDFYLNLGCRIVALTLGKEGAMVAIPGERQVIASKTVDAVDASGAGDAFGGAFLAEWLRCGNPFAAAEFANAAAALSTLGKGAVAPLPYRRDVEAFLKGK, from the coding sequence ATGGCATCGTTGCAGCGCGAAGCATTGGATATTCTTGCTTTCGGCGAACCTCTGATGGAATTCGCCGAGACCGAGCGGCAGGGCGAGGCGCTTTACCTGCCGGGTTTTGGCGGCGACACCTCGAACGCGGCTATCGCGGCGGCGCGCATGGGTGCGCGCGCGGGCTATTTCACGGCTGTCGGGAGTGATGCCTTCGGCCAGAAATTCCTCGACCTTTGGGACCGGGAGAACGTTGACCGCTCCCGAGTTAAGGCGGTGCCGGGCACTCGGACGGGCGTCTATGTCATCAGCTACGGCCCCGACGGCCACCTGTTCAGCTACTATCGCGCGGGTTCAGCCGCGAGCCTCGTCACACCCGCTGATCTACCGCTCGATCTCATCGCATCCACGAAGATCCTCCATCTCTCCGGGATCAGCCAGGCCATCTCCACGACCGCGGCCGATGCGGGTTTTGCCGCGATTCGTCATGCGAAGGCGAACGGCACGACCGTGAGCTATGACACCAATCTCCGCTTGAGCCTTTGGCCGCTCGACCGCGCCCGCGCCGTGATCCACGCGGCGGTTGCGCTGTCAGATATTGCAAGGCCCGGCTTGGACGATGCGCAGCAGCTGACCGGCCTCGATCGCGCCGAGGACATCTGCGACTTCTATCTCAATCTGGGATGCCGGATCGTGGCTCTGACGCTCGGCAAGGAAGGGGCCATGGTGGCAATTCCTGGCGAGCGCCAGGTCATCGCATCAAAGACGGTCGATGCGGTGGACGCGAGTGGTGCTGGGGATGCCTTCGGTGGCGCTTTCCTGGCGGAATGGCTGCGCTGTGGCAACCCGTTTGCTGCCGCCGAGTTCGCCAATGCCGCGGCCGCCCTCTCGACGCTCGGGAAGGGTGCGGTCGCACCGTTGCCCTATCGCCGCGACGTCGAAGCATTCTTGAAAGGAAAATAG
- a CDS encoding UbiA family prenyltransferase — protein MSVSLQLLNRSPDLADETVAVPVGAGADLTPLVLDLDGTLLRTDLLYESLVAYLRHNPWGFWRIFGWVAKGKANLKRELAKAAPLDLESLPVNEEVAAYAAEARATGRDVYLATAADGDLAHRIAARFPFLSGIIASDGITNLKGVQKAEALAARFPQGFSYAGDCRADLAVWRKSSEILLVGVSPGVEKTARTIAEPAAIFPPSPTGFRLYAKALRLHQWAKNLLIFVPLILGGKTFDIAAWSTTAAGFLALGLLASATYLLNDLSDLPDDRRHWSKRERPLAKGSLPIRTALILAPLGLLASFSIGAILGPAAVVMLGLYLALTLAYSLRLKREPIVDGFVLACLFTLRLGFGIVLAQVVTSPWLLTFSMFLFLSLSFAKRHTEVERMVQHGLKKAAGRGYRAGDGPLLLAVGASAGVGSVLVMVLYLIQEAFPAGYYTKPAFLWAFPAVLFLWVGRVWLLCQRGELKDDPVAFALKDRTSIALGGVMAAAFLAAHLGPF, from the coding sequence ATGTCGGTCTCGTTGCAGCTTTTGAACCGGAGTCCGGATCTCGCCGACGAAACCGTTGCGGTTCCGGTGGGAGCAGGCGCTGACCTTACGCCGCTGGTGCTGGATCTCGACGGCACGCTCTTGCGTACAGATTTGCTGTACGAGTCCCTCGTTGCATATCTCAGGCACAATCCCTGGGGTTTCTGGCGGATTTTTGGCTGGGTCGCCAAGGGCAAGGCCAATCTGAAACGGGAGCTGGCAAAGGCTGCGCCGCTCGATCTCGAGAGCCTGCCCGTCAATGAAGAGGTCGCAGCCTATGCTGCGGAGGCTCGTGCCACCGGCCGTGATGTCTATCTCGCGACTGCGGCCGATGGAGACCTCGCCCACCGGATCGCGGCACGTTTCCCCTTCCTGAGCGGCATCATAGCCAGCGACGGGATCACGAACCTCAAGGGCGTGCAAAAGGCTGAAGCCCTTGCTGCCCGGTTCCCGCAAGGTTTCTCCTATGCGGGGGATTGCCGTGCCGATCTTGCTGTTTGGCGCAAGAGCAGTGAGATCCTGTTGGTCGGCGTATCCCCCGGTGTCGAGAAAACCGCCCGCACGATCGCCGAGCCCGCCGCCATTTTTCCTCCGTCCCCGACCGGATTTAGGCTTTATGCGAAGGCGCTCCGCCTTCACCAGTGGGCAAAGAACCTTCTCATTTTCGTGCCCCTGATCCTTGGCGGAAAGACGTTCGATATTGCTGCCTGGAGCACGACAGCGGCGGGTTTCCTGGCGCTCGGCCTTCTGGCGTCAGCCACCTACCTTCTGAATGATCTGAGCGATCTGCCCGATGATCGCCGGCACTGGTCGAAGCGTGAGCGGCCACTCGCGAAGGGCAGTCTGCCTATTCGCACGGCATTGATCCTCGCGCCACTGGGGCTCCTCGCCAGCTTCTCCATCGGTGCGATCCTTGGGCCCGCCGCCGTTGTGATGCTGGGGCTCTACCTCGCCTTGACGCTGGCCTACTCGCTGCGTCTGAAGCGTGAACCGATTGTCGACGGCTTTGTACTTGCCTGTCTGTTCACCTTGCGGCTGGGGTTCGGCATCGTGCTCGCGCAGGTCGTGACCTCGCCGTGGCTGCTGACTTTCTCGATGTTCCTCTTCCTGTCGCTCTCCTTCGCCAAAAGGCACACCGAGGTGGAACGCATGGTCCAGCACGGCCTTAAGAAAGCCGCCGGGCGTGGCTACCGGGCGGGTGATGGCCCGCTACTTCTGGCCGTTGGGGCGTCGGCGGGCGTCGGCTCTGTGCTCGTCATGGTGCTCTACCTGATCCAGGAAGCATTCCCTGCCGGCTATTACACGAAACCGGCCTTCCTCTGGGCGTTTCCCGCGGTTCTCTTCCTTTGGGTCGGCCGCGTTTGGCTGCTGTGCCAACGTGGTGAGCTCAAGGATGATCCCGTGGCCTTCGCCCTTAAGGATCGCACGAGCATCGCCCTGGGCGGCGTCATGGCCGCGGCCTTCCTGGCCGCGCATCTCGGGCCGTTCTGA
- a CDS encoding GtrA family protein, protein MGSGRGEELRRLLRFLVLGLAAAAVNWLVRFPLSWFMPFGAAVALAQVIGMTAGFTLYRAYVFPASDLPLSRQVMRFVGVNCISGVQVWLMTMGLAALLPWLGLGWQHEAIAHGISIGVGAGTSYVGHKFLTFRRR, encoded by the coding sequence ATGGGGTCTGGACGCGGGGAAGAACTGCGGCGTCTCCTGCGGTTCCTCGTGCTTGGCCTGGCGGCTGCTGCGGTCAACTGGCTCGTGCGCTTCCCGCTCTCTTGGTTCATGCCTTTCGGCGCCGCTGTGGCCCTCGCCCAGGTCATCGGGATGACGGCCGGTTTCACGCTCTACCGGGCCTATGTTTTTCCGGCCTCGGATCTGCCCCTCAGCCGCCAGGTGATGCGCTTCGTCGGCGTCAATTGCATCAGCGGTGTGCAGGTCTGGCTGATGACCATGGGCCTGGCTGCGTTGCTTCCCTGGCTGGGCCTCGGCTGGCAGCATGAGGCCATCGCGCACGGTATATCGATCGGCGTAGGCGCCGGGACGAGCTATGTTGGGCACAAGTTCCTGACCTTCAGGCGAAGGTGA
- a CDS encoding SDR family NAD(P)-dependent oxidoreductase, producing MFKDLAGKRVLITGSSTGIGAAVARGFAEAGAHVVVHGHSSKAEANAVVEAIRGLGGQAQLVLGDVSNSAGAKQVVNDAVAVLGGLDVLINNAGALVKRVPLVEIDDALYDTVLDLNVRSVIAATQAAIPHLKAAGGGSIINTASIAGRNGGGPGAALYASAKAFVANVTRNMAKEFAPHNIRANAVAPGVILTPFHERFSTAEQLETMRLTIPMGRLGKPEECVGSYLFLASAAASGYITGQVIEVNGGQLMP from the coding sequence ATGTTCAAGGATCTGGCCGGCAAACGGGTACTGATAACCGGCTCAAGCACCGGGATCGGTGCGGCCGTCGCCCGTGGTTTTGCCGAGGCTGGTGCGCACGTCGTGGTGCATGGTCATTCAAGCAAGGCAGAGGCAAATGCAGTCGTCGAGGCGATTCGCGGTCTGGGCGGACAGGCACAACTTGTCCTCGGCGACGTCAGCAACAGTGCTGGCGCGAAGCAGGTCGTCAACGATGCGGTTGCCGTGCTCGGTGGGCTCGATGTGCTCATCAACAACGCTGGCGCTTTGGTCAAGCGCGTACCTCTCGTTGAGATCGATGACGCGCTTTACGACACGGTTTTGGATCTCAACGTGCGGTCCGTGATCGCGGCGACTCAGGCCGCCATTCCGCATCTGAAAGCCGCAGGTGGTGGTTCGATCATCAATACCGCTTCCATTGCCGGCCGGAACGGGGGTGGCCCTGGGGCAGCCCTCTATGCCAGCGCAAAAGCCTTCGTCGCCAACGTCACGCGCAACATGGCCAAGGAGTTCGCGCCTCACAATATTCGCGCGAATGCCGTGGCGCCGGGGGTCATCCTGACACCTTTCCACGAGCGTTTCTCAACGGCCGAGCAGCTGGAAACGATGCGGCTCACTATCCCCATGGGCCGGCTCGGCAAGCCGGAGGAATGCGTGGGCTCCTACCTCTTCCTCGCGTCTGCCGCCGCCAGTGGCTACATCACTGGCCAGGTTATCGAGGTCAACGGCGGCCAGCTGATGCCGTGA
- a CDS encoding urease accessory protein UreE, producing MTKATAIVRKAAVKAERVVDTVVLDHVARDNPPSHLTASAGLHVHLHLPDGSQLNDGDALKLEDGGLVAVKAADEKLIEAKAENPLRLMRVLWHLGQNHTAVEVTQDAIYVAEDDAVAELIRGQGCSLVSVERPFRPERAIAGHDCGHDHHGHHHGHHHHGDHGHDHKHHDHHAHAHKDDHAHHAHGACGCGHDHHHDHDHPEDHGEEHGHRHHSHAHHGHDHGKE from the coding sequence ATGACCAAGGCCACGGCCATCGTCCGCAAGGCGGCAGTGAAGGCGGAGCGTGTCGTTGATACGGTCGTGCTCGACCATGTCGCGCGTGATAACCCACCCTCGCATCTCACCGCGAGTGCTGGTCTTCATGTCCATCTTCACTTGCCCGACGGCTCCCAGCTCAACGACGGCGACGCGCTGAAGCTCGAGGACGGCGGGCTCGTCGCTGTGAAGGCCGCGGACGAGAAGCTCATCGAAGCGAAGGCGGAAAATCCTCTCCGGCTGATGCGCGTGCTTTGGCATCTCGGCCAGAATCATACCGCGGTGGAAGTCACGCAGGATGCGATCTACGTGGCTGAGGACGATGCCGTTGCGGAACTGATCCGCGGGCAGGGGTGCAGCCTGGTCTCGGTCGAGCGTCCCTTCCGGCCCGAGCGTGCGATCGCCGGCCACGACTGTGGCCACGATCACCACGGCCACCATCATGGTCACCATCACCATGGCGATCATGGTCATGATCACAAGCATCATGACCACCATGCGCATGCGCACAAGGATGATCATGCGCATCACGCCCATGGCGCCTGCGGCTGCGGCCATGACCATCATCACGACCACGATCACCCTGAGGATCATGGCGAGGAGCATGGCCACCGCCACCATAGCCATGCCCACCACGGGCATGACCACGGCAAGGAATGA
- a CDS encoding GFA family protein — protein MSETQHFEGRCHCGAVQFSANADLSNVISCNCSICSKHGLILTFVPADQFTLEAGEDTLKDYQFNTMRIRHRFCGNCGVEPFAEGAMPDGTPMRAINVRCLDGVDVSALSPTPFDGRSR, from the coding sequence ATGAGCGAAACGCAACATTTCGAGGGGCGCTGTCATTGCGGCGCCGTGCAATTCTCGGCGAATGCAGACCTGTCCAATGTTATCAGCTGCAATTGCTCGATCTGCTCCAAGCACGGCCTCATTCTGACATTCGTGCCAGCGGATCAGTTCACGCTCGAAGCGGGCGAGGACACACTGAAGGACTACCAGTTCAACACTATGCGCATCCGCCATCGTTTCTGCGGCAACTGCGGTGTCGAACCCTTCGCGGAAGGCGCGATGCCGGATGGTACACCGATGCGCGCCATCAATGTGCGCTGCCTCGATGGCGTCGACGTGTCGGCCCTGAGCCCCACGCCCTTTGACGGCCGCAGCCGCTGA
- the urtE gene encoding urea ABC transporter ATP-binding subunit UrtE, whose translation MLIVDAIDLHYGAAQALRGISLSAAVGKVTCVLGRNGVGKTSLLRAIVGQQPVSRGTISLDGQDLKRLPPYERARHGIAFVPQGREIFPLLSVKENLETGFAPLKRRDQTVPEDIFNLFPVLKDMLHRRGGDLSGGQQQQLAIGRALVTRPRLLVLDEPTEGIQPSVIKDIGRAIDYLRNKGDMAILLVEQYFEFARDLCDSFAVMERGQVVLAGTRAEMVDAEVRRKLSV comes from the coding sequence ATGCTCATTGTTGACGCCATCGATCTCCATTATGGCGCCGCCCAGGCGCTGCGTGGCATCTCGCTCAGTGCCGCCGTCGGGAAAGTCACTTGCGTGCTCGGGCGCAACGGCGTGGGCAAGACCTCTCTGCTACGCGCCATCGTCGGGCAGCAGCCGGTATCGCGCGGCACCATCAGCCTCGACGGACAGGATCTGAAGCGCCTGCCGCCCTATGAGCGGGCGCGCCACGGCATTGCCTTCGTTCCGCAGGGGCGGGAAATCTTTCCCCTGCTCAGCGTCAAGGAGAACCTGGAAACGGGCTTCGCGCCGCTCAAGCGGCGCGATCAGACGGTCCCCGAGGACATCTTCAACCTGTTCCCTGTGCTGAAGGACATGCTGCACCGGCGAGGCGGTGACCTCTCGGGGGGACAACAGCAGCAGCTCGCGATTGGCCGGGCCCTTGTCACCCGTCCGCGATTGCTGGTGCTCGACGAACCGACGGAAGGTATCCAGCCCTCGGTCATCAAGGATATCGGCCGCGCGATCGATTACCTCCGCAACAAGGGGGACATGGCAATTCTCCTTGTTGAACAGTATTTTGAGTTCGCGCGTGATCTCTGCGACAGCTTCGCGGTGATGGAGCGCGGGCAGGTCGTCCTGGCGGGGACGCGGGCCGAGATGGTCGACGCCGAGGTGCGGCGGAAGCTGTCCGTCTAG
- the urtD gene encoding urea ABC transporter ATP-binding protein UrtD, with amino-acid sequence MLNTTLTSALLYLDGVNVTFDGFRALNNLSLAMAPNEMRAIIGPNGAGKTTMMDVITGKTRPDEGDVMFGGTVDLTRLDEAAIAELGIGRKFQKPTVFESHTVADNIRLALKGERGPWSALFGARNHIADEKIDEILRKVRLIDHRERPAADLSHGQKQWLEIAMLLGQDPKLLLVDEPVAGMTDAETEETARLLREIARDHTVVVVEHDMAFVRDLDCKVTVLHEGSVLAEGSIDAVSANERVIEVYLGR; translated from the coding sequence ATGCTCAACACCACTCTGACCAGTGCCCTCCTCTATCTCGACGGGGTCAATGTCACCTTCGATGGGTTCCGGGCGCTCAACAATCTGTCGCTTGCCATGGCGCCGAACGAGATGCGCGCCATCATCGGCCCCAACGGCGCCGGCAAGACAACCATGATGGACGTGATTACCGGCAAGACACGCCCCGACGAGGGGGATGTCATGTTCGGCGGCACGGTTGATCTCACGAGGCTCGACGAGGCGGCCATCGCCGAGCTCGGTATCGGCAGGAAGTTTCAGAAGCCCACGGTCTTCGAAAGCCACACCGTTGCCGACAACATCCGGCTGGCGCTGAAGGGCGAGCGCGGCCCCTGGTCGGCTTTGTTCGGCGCGCGCAACCACATCGCGGACGAGAAGATTGACGAGATTCTGAGAAAAGTGCGGCTGATCGATCATCGCGAGCGACCGGCCGCCGACCTCAGTCACGGGCAGAAGCAATGGCTCGAAATCGCAATGCTGCTCGGACAGGATCCAAAGCTGCTCCTGGTCGACGAGCCTGTGGCCGGCATGACCGACGCCGAAACAGAGGAGACCGCGCGCCTGCTGCGCGAGATCGCGCGGGATCATACGGTCGTCGTTGTCGAGCATGACATGGCCTTCGTCCGCGACCTCGATTGCAAGGTAACCGTGCTGCATGAAGGATCGGTGCTGGCCGAAGGCTCCATTGATGCGGTCTCCGCCAATGAGCGCGTCATCGAAGTCTACCTGGGGCGGTGA
- the urtC gene encoding urea ABC transporter permease subunit UrtC — protein MTRQPFILKLVDGKGRIFLGILAAVTVLVASSNLMLPPTSPLHVPTYAVSLMGKYLCYALLAVALDLVWGYCGILSLGHGAFFALGGYAMGMYLMRQIGTRGVYGNPVLPDFMVFLNWQELPWYWYGFSSFPFAIVMVVLVPGLLAFVFGWLAFRSRVTGVYLSIITQAMTFALLLAFFRNDMGFGGNNGLTDFKDLLGFNVQAQGMRVTLFAASAVALAVGYLIARVMVTSTYGKVLVAIRDAESRARFLGYRVEHYKLLAFTVSAMMAGIAGALYVPQVGIINPQEFAPANSIEAVIWVAVGGRGTLVGAALGAVVVNFAKTWLTGALPEIWLFALGALFVLVTLYMPKGILGLLQKLNRPRADDRAAGAPVPQAAAE, from the coding sequence ATGACCCGCCAGCCCTTCATCCTCAAGCTGGTCGACGGCAAGGGGCGGATCTTCCTCGGCATTCTCGCGGCCGTGACCGTGCTCGTCGCCTCCTCCAATCTCATGCTGCCGCCGACCTCCCCCTTGCATGTACCGACCTACGCTGTCTCGCTGATGGGCAAATATCTCTGCTATGCCCTGCTTGCCGTCGCACTCGATCTCGTCTGGGGCTACTGCGGTATCCTTTCACTGGGACATGGGGCGTTCTTCGCGCTCGGCGGCTATGCGATGGGCATGTATCTCATGCGCCAGATCGGCACGCGGGGCGTCTATGGCAATCCAGTGCTGCCGGATTTCATGGTGTTCCTGAACTGGCAGGAGCTACCCTGGTACTGGTACGGCTTCTCGTCCTTCCCCTTCGCGATCGTGATGGTGGTTCTCGTCCCGGGGCTGCTCGCCTTCGTCTTCGGCTGGCTCGCCTTCCGCTCGCGGGTCACGGGCGTCTATCTCTCCATCATCACCCAGGCGATGACCTTCGCGCTGCTGCTCGCCTTCTTCCGGAACGATATGGGGTTCGGCGGGAACAACGGCCTCACGGACTTCAAGGACCTGCTCGGCTTCAACGTCCAGGCGCAAGGCATGCGCGTCACGCTCTTTGCGGCGAGCGCGGTGGCGTTAGCCGTTGGCTACCTCATCGCGCGGGTGATGGTGACCTCCACCTACGGCAAGGTGCTGGTGGCGATCCGCGACGCGGAATCACGGGCGCGCTTCCTCGGCTATCGCGTTGAGCACTACAAACTCCTCGCCTTCACGGTCTCAGCAATGATGGCGGGGATCGCCGGCGCGCTCTACGTGCCGCAGGTCGGCATCATCAACCCACAGGAGTTCGCACCTGCCAATTCCATCGAGGCGGTCATCTGGGTCGCCGTGGGGGGACGTGGCACGCTTGTCGGTGCGGCTCTGGGCGCGGTCGTCGTGAATTTTGCCAAGACCTGGCTCACCGGGGCCTTGCCGGAGATCTGGCTCTTTGCCCTCGGCGCGCTCTTCGTCCTAGTGACGCTGTATATGCCCAAAGGCATCTTGGGCCTCCTTCAGAAACTCAATCGTCCCCGTGCCGATGATCGTGCCGCCGGCGCGCCCGTGCCGCAGGCGGCCGCGGAGTAG
- the urtB gene encoding urea ABC transporter permease subunit UrtB, which yields MSSLIRLLSLFGILVAAVIQPAFAEAKAPFAALATDNYAEIEKGVAAVAESGAPTAEAVLDALGDNRLLYRPLDRALFYKDAGGNVRDATTGEVVTPAPTGLKPVRLNNRVRRAVEAAVGTLTLMSPEASKRRQAAEAVYRSRDAATLPVLAKAIAAERDSSVKQALIQAQAAIFLTADGITDSDRIAAVDIVAARGDQDARSMLTQVAGRGSPVLKLAAETAIATIERKLAIAATVQNIWYGLSLGSVLLLAAIGLAITFGVMGIINMAHGEMVMIGAYTTFVVQEICRTRFPGLFDWSLPVALPLAFLVAGGVGALIERLVIRHLYGRPLETLLATWGISLILQQAVRSIFGPTNREVGAPSYMAGAFDVMGVTITYGRLWIVIFSLCVFLGLIAVLKLTSFGLRMRAVTQNRRMASAMGIRTPRVDMLAFALGSGIAGVAGVALSQIDNVSPNLGQSYIIDSFMVVVFGGVGNLWGTFVSALTLGVANKFLEPYAGAVLGKILLLVFLILFIQKRPRGLFALKGRSVEA from the coding sequence ATGTCATCACTGATCAGGCTCTTGTCACTTTTCGGCATCCTCGTTGCTGCCGTCATCCAGCCGGCTTTCGCAGAGGCGAAGGCGCCCTTTGCGGCACTCGCCACCGACAATTATGCCGAGATCGAGAAAGGCGTTGCCGCAGTTGCAGAAAGCGGCGCACCGACCGCAGAGGCGGTGCTCGACGCCTTGGGCGACAATCGCCTGCTATACCGCCCCTTGGACAGGGCCCTCTTTTACAAGGACGCGGGCGGAAACGTCCGCGACGCGACGACTGGCGAGGTTGTGACACCGGCCCCAACTGGCCTCAAGCCCGTGCGCCTCAACAACCGCGTGCGGCGCGCGGTCGAGGCGGCGGTCGGCACGCTGACGCTGATGTCGCCGGAAGCATCCAAACGGCGCCAGGCGGCCGAGGCCGTCTACCGCTCCCGCGACGCGGCGACATTGCCCGTTCTCGCCAAGGCCATCGCGGCCGAACGTGACAGCAGCGTGAAGCAGGCGCTGATTCAGGCCCAAGCCGCCATTTTTCTCACCGCCGACGGCATCACGGATAGTGATCGCATCGCAGCCGTCGATATTGTCGCAGCGCGGGGCGACCAGGACGCGCGCTCCATGCTTACCCAGGTGGCGGGCCGCGGGTCCCCGGTTCTCAAGCTTGCTGCCGAAACCGCGATTGCCACTATCGAGCGCAAGCTCGCCATCGCCGCCACTGTCCAGAACATCTGGTACGGGCTATCACTTGGCTCCGTGCTGCTGCTCGCCGCGATCGGCCTCGCCATCACCTTCGGTGTCATGGGCATCATCAACATGGCGCACGGCGAGATGGTGATGATCGGCGCCTACACCACCTTCGTGGTGCAGGAAATCTGCCGCACCCGTTTCCCCGGCCTGTTCGACTGGTCGCTACCCGTCGCCCTCCCGCTCGCCTTCCTCGTCGCAGGCGGTGTCGGGGCGCTCATCGAGCGCCTTGTTATCCGCCATCTCTATGGCCGGCCGCTGGAAACGCTGCTTGCGACCTGGGGCATCAGCCTCATCCTGCAACAGGCCGTGCGCTCGATCTTCGGGCCGACGAACCGGGAGGTCGGCGCGCCCTCCTACATGGCAGGCGCCTTCGACGTCATGGGCGTCACGATTACCTACGGCCGGCTGTGGATCGTCATCTTCAGCCTGTGCGTGTTCCTCGGTCTGATCGCGGTGCTCAAGCTGACGTCTTTCGGCCTCAGAATGCGCGCGGTGACCCAGAACCGCCGCATGGCGTCGGCCATGGGCATCCGCACGCCGCGCGTCGACATGCTCGCCTTCGCGCTGGGTTCAGGCATCGCCGGGGTAGCGGGTGTGGCTCTGTCGCAGATCGACAATGTCTCGCCGAACCTCGGCCAGAGCTACATCATCGATTCCTTCATGGTGGTGGTCTTCGGCGGCGTCGGCAATCTCTGGGGCACATTCGTCTCGGCGCTCACGCTCGGGGTCGCCAACAAGTTTCTCGAGCCCTACGCAGGCGCTGTGCTCGGCAAGATCCTGCTCCTCGTCTTCCTGATCCTGTTCATCCAAAAAAGGCCGCGCGGGCTATTCGCCCTGAAGGGCCGCTCGGTGGAAGCATGA